From the Cannabis sativa cultivar Pink pepper isolate KNU-18-1 unplaced genomic scaffold, ASM2916894v1 Contig2, whole genome shotgun sequence genome, one window contains:
- the LOC133033074 gene encoding putative F-box protein At2g02030 — protein sequence MIMAKRMSFCDLPEEIIEKIMLWVPADSLVQSKVVNKFWYSLISGLINDPKFVSDHLLIAKNQSSASLLFKWPSHHVDHRLIAYKLLTVNYDDGGEDDPLMSVTEPLSIHLPELIGDESSWHCSYHCDGLILLVSDVGRMALCNPALKEFMFLPQPRNFIIEGPPRYPNGVVEFGFDSVNNDYKCVVIWCHNKCKVEVYTMSSNSWREINMPQDIVDIITSNVLGNPLYWEGVCYWLGHDLDNYYYRVILSFNLSNEEFHLIRLPHFKSWDLTCYRIEFVVWNDSVALYWRDDRKNILRLFTMDVAEEGSDYSWTNYECVGPVGKIWFEQPIWKNDEILMELKKDGHKELVTFNILTQKVRNVVCCDQDFSRDLRSRQFFFVKSLVSLRRR from the coding sequence ATGATCATGGCAAAAAGGATGAGCTTTTGTGATTTGCCTGAGGAAATAATTGAGAAAATCATGTTGTGGGTGCCTGCCGATTCTCTAGTACAATCTAAAGTTGTGAACAAGTTTTGGTATTCCCTTATTTCGGGTTTGATTAACGACCCAAAATTTGTTTCCGACCACCTCCTCATTGCCAAAAACCAGTCCTCTGCATCCTTACTCTTCAAATGGCCTTCCCACCATGTTGATCATCGCTTGATCGCATACAAATTGTTGACTGTAAACTATGATGATGGTGGCGAGGACGATCCTCTTATGTCTGTCACAGAACCTCTCAGTATACATTTGCCAGAACTTATTGGTGATGAAAGCTCTTGGCATTGTAGTTATCACTGTGATGGGCTAATTTTGTTAGTAAGTGATGTTGGAAGAATGGCGTTATGTAATCCCGCTTTGAAAGAATTCATGTTTCTCCCACAACCAAGGAACTTTATAATTGAAGGGCCTCCTAGATATCCTAATGGTGTTGTGGAATTTGGATTTGATTCTGTAAACAATGATTACAAATGTGTTGTCATTTGGTGCCATAACAAATGCAAAGTTGAGGTTTACACAATGAGTTCCAATTCTTGGAGAGAAATCAACATGCCTCAAGACATAGTAGACATTATAACGTCTAATGTTCTAGGCAACCCTTTGTATTGGGAAGGAGTTTGTTACTGGTTGGGGCATGATTTAGACAATTATTATTATCGAGTGATCCTCAGTTTTAATTTGAGTAACGAGGAGTTCCATCTCATACGTTTGCCACACTTTAAATCTTGGGACCTTACTTGTTAtcgcattgagtttgtggtgtGGAATGATTCAGTTGCGCTGTATTGGAGAGATGACAGAAAGAATATTCTTCGCCTTTTCACAATGGATGTTGCTGAAGAAGGTTCTGAttattcttggaccaactatgAGTGTGTTGGACCAGTGGGAAAAATTTGGTTTGAGCAGCCAATTTGGAAGAATGATGAGATTCTAATGGAGCTAAAGAAAGATGGGCATAAAGAGTTGGTGACTTTTAACATTCTTACCCAAAAGGTAAGAAATGTTGTTTGTTGTGATCAAGATTTTAGCAGGGATTTAAGATCAAGGCAATTTTTCTTTGTAAAGAGTCTGGTTTCTCTTAGGAGGAGGTGA
- the LOC133033038 gene encoding polyadenylate-binding protein 2-like, whose protein sequence is MAHVQVANGVRSSLYVGDLHPSLNETQLFQLFSQMGQLISVRVCRDLISGRSLGYGYVNFSNPQDASRAMNVMNFRVVNSKPIRIMYSNRDPSIRKSGTGNIFIKNLDKGIDCKALHETFSSFGNILSCKIATDVWGQSKGYGFVQFESEEAAQCAIEKLNGMLFNDKQVFIGPFVRKEKRKFNNIYVKNFSRSLNEDDLSNIFGEYGSITSVIIMRDGKGNSKGFGFVNFEDADDAARAVDGVNGKKFDEKEWYVGKAQKKGEREMELKEKFEHKNKRVNQYVNPMHPLCAPGVGQQLYYGAMIPPQPEFGFGFGYNQQLLPARTGLVQQNGQPPLMQPPQMSTAEQQRRLVGNKLYPLVEQLEHKNAAKVTGMLLEMDHTQLLHLLNSPHALKAKVAEAIYVLRNDNLLVS, encoded by the coding sequence ATGGCGCATGTTCAGGTTGCAAATGGCGTGAGGAGCTCACTCTATGTTGGTGATCTCCATCCCTCACTAAATGAAACACAGCTTTTTCAATTGTTTAGCCAAATGGGTCAACTCATTTCCGTTCGTGTCTGCAGAGATTTGATCTCAGGACGATCCCTCGGTTATGGCTATGTTAATTTTAGTAATCCGCAAGATGCTTCTCGAGCAATGAATGTCATGAATTTTCGGGTTGTTAACAGTAAGCCAATTAGAATAATGTATTCTAATCGGGACCCGAGTATTCGAAAGAGCGGAACTggcaatatatttattaaaaacttAGATAAAGGAATTGATTGTAAAGCTTTACATGAAACATTTTCAAGCTTTGGCAACATTTTGTCGTGCAAGATAGCTACAGACGTTTGGGGTCAGTCTAAAGGATACGGTTTTGTTCAATTTGAGAGTGAAGAGGCTGCACAGTGTGCTATCGAGAAGCTTAACGGGATGTTATTTAATGACAAACAAGTTTTTATTGGACCTTTTGTTcggaaagagaaaagaaaattcAACAATATTTATGTAAAGAACTTTTCTCGATCTTTGAATGAAGATGATTTAAGCAACATTTTTGGTGAATATGGAAGTATTACCAGTGTAATAATTATGAGAGACGGAAAAGGAAATTCAAAAGGTTTTGGGTTTGTGAACTTTGAAGACGCCGATGATGCAGCTCGAGCCGTTGATGGTGTTAATGGAAAGAAGTTTGATGAGAAAGAGTGGTATGTTGGGAAGGCCCAGAAAAAAGGTGAAAGAGAAATGgaattgaaagaaaaatttgagcacaaaaataaaagagtaaATCAGTATGTTAATCCTATGCATCCATTGTGTGCTCCAGGTGTTGGACAACAACTATACTATGGTGCTATGATTCCTCCCCAacccgagtttgggtttgggtttgggtacaACCAGCAATTACTCCCAGCTAGAACAGGGCTTGTACAACAAAATGGGCAACCTCCACTTATGCAGCCTCCACAGATGTCCACAGCAGAACAACAGAGGAGATTGGTGGGAAACAAGTTGTATCCACTTGTGGAGCAATTGGAGCATAAAAATGCAGCTAAAGTCACTGGCATGCTTCTAGAGATGGACCACACACAGCTTCTGCACTTGCTCAACTCACCTCATGCCTTGAAAGCCAAAGTTGCTGAAGCTATCTATGTTTTGAGGAATGACAACCTTCTTGTTTCTTAG
- the LOC133029055 gene encoding uncharacterized protein LOC133029055 translates to MAPKSDTHSSVTGAGDSSSSSSIDPLFHALRLIPYSFLRTPRLRLKLPTLTLPSPMTVYAVVLLTYFMVVSGIVYDVIVEPPGIGSTQDRATGAVRPVVFLPGRVNGQYIIEGLSSGFMFVLGGVGIVFMDLSLDRNRAKSVKVSYASAGISSLVIAYIMSMLFIRIKIPAYLS, encoded by the coding sequence ATGGCTCCAAAATCCGATACCCATTCTTCCGTCACCGGCGCCGGCGACTCTTCTTCGTCCTCCTCTATAGATCCCCTCTTTCACGCACTCCGTCTGATCCCGTACAGTTTTCTCCGGACACCGCGTCTCCGCCTGAAGCTTCCCACCTTGACCTTACCTTCTCCCATGACAGTCTACGCCGTAGTCCTTCTGACTTACTTTATGGTGGTCTCGGGCATCGTGTACGACGTCATTGTGGAGCCCCCAGGGATCGGATCGACCCAGGACAGAGCCACAGGGGCAGTCCGACCCGTGGTGTTCCTCCCTGGGCGAGTGAACGGGCAGTACATAATCGAGGGTTTGTCTTCGGGTTTCATGTTTGTGCTGGGTGGAGTGGGGATTGTGTTCATGGATCTCTCCCTCGATCGCAATCGAGCGAAGAGCGTGAAGGTCTCGTATGCCTCAGCCGGGATCTCCTCACTCGTCATTGCTTATATCATGAGTATGCTCTTTATTCGCATCAAAATTCCTGCTTATCTTAGTTAA